The nucleotide window GCGCGACGTCGTCCCGCTGTGGGTCGTGCTCGTGCTGCTGGGCCGGGAGCTGGTGCTCGGGGTGACCCTGCTGGTGCTGCGCCGGGCGGGCTGGCCGCCGCTGCAGGTGCACTACCTCGGCAAGGCAGCCACCTTCCTGCTGCTCTACGCCTTCCCGCTGCTCCTGCTGGCCGACGGCACCGGCACCGCCGCCGAGATCGCCCGGCCCATCGCCTACGCGCTCACCGTGTGGGGAGCGGCCCTCTACGTCCTGGCCGGGGCGTTCTACGTCGTCCAGGCGGCCGGGCTGCTGTCCGACGGCCGCCGGGCCCCCGCGTGAGCGCTCCGGCACCGGGCCGGCAGCGCTCGCTGGGGGCCTCGCTGCTGGACCAGGTGCTGGCCGAGACGCTCGACCCGGCCTACGCCCGCGCCGCCGCCGACCGGGAGGCCACCGCCCGCGCGGCCGCCGCCCGGCCGGCCACCCCCGGCCCCCGCCCGTCGTGGGTGCTGCGGCACCGCGGCCAGCTGCTGGTCGCCCTCACCCTGCTGCTGGCCGGGCTGCTCGCCTCGGTCACCTACCGCGAGGCCGCCGCCGGCGCCCAGGGCCGCGAGCAGACCCGCGAGGCGCTGCGCGACGACATCCGTGAGGAGTCCGACGTCACCGACGACCTGGTCGCCCAGCTCGAGGACCTCACCGGCCAGGTCGGCCGCACCCGCGACCAGGCCCTGGCGGCCTCCGCGACCGGCCAGCAGGCGCTGACCCGGCTGGCCGCGGTCGAGCAGGGCACCGCCGTGGTCGCGGTCTCCGGCCCGGGACTGCGGGTCACCCTCGACGACGCCCCGCCGCCGGCCGACAGCGACCCCGTCGGTGGCGCGACCGAGCAGAACCAGGCCGGGCTGGTCCAGGACGCCGACGTGCAGCTGGCGGTGAACGGGCTGTGGGCCGCCGGCGCGGAGGCGATCAGCATCAACGGCCAGCGGGTCGGCGCCACCACCGCCATCCGGCAGGCCGGCGGCGCCATCCTGGTCAACTTCCGGCCGGTCGCCCCGCCCTACGACATCGAGGCCGTGGGCGACTCCGAGGCCCTGGCGAGGGAGTTCCTGGCCGGCCCCGAGGCGGACACCCTGGCCCACCTGACCCTCGACTACGGTCTCGTGTTCGACTTCGCCCGGGTCGGCGACCTTGACCTGCCGGCCGGGACCAGCGCCGAGCTGCGCTTCGCCCAGCCGCTGACCCCGTCCACCCCGGCCGCGACCGCACCGGCCGCGCCCGCACCGACCACCGACGGAGGCTGACCTGTGATCCCGATCCTCGGACTCGCGGTCGGCGTCGTGCTCGGCCTGCTGATCGACCCCAGCGTCCCGCTGTGGCTCCAGCCGTACCTGCCGATCGCCGTCGTGGCCGCCCTGGACGCCGTGTTCGGTGGCGTGCGGGCCCGCTTCGACCGGATCTTCGACGCCAAGGTGTTCGTGGTGTCGTTCGTGTCCAACGTGGTCGTGGCGGCCCTGATCGTCTTCCTCGGCGACCAGCTCGGGGTCGGCGCCCAGCTGTCGACCGCCGTCGTCGTGGTGCTCGGCATCCGCATCTTCGGCAACGCCGCGGCCATCCGCCGGCACCTGTTCCGCGCATGAGCGGGCCGCTGCACCCCGGCGAGCAGCCGGCCGCCGGCCTGCCCGCCGAGCCGCCGGTGCACGAGCACCCCGCCGACCAGCTCCCTCCCGACCAGCCTCATACCGGGCAGCCCCTCGCCGGGCAGCCCGGCGCCGGTGCCCCGGTGGAGGACCCGGCCGTGGCCGGGCCGACGACAGGGCACGTCCTGGACCCGACGGGCCAGGAGGACCACACCGGGAACGGCGTCCCGGCCGCCGGCCCGCCGCCAGACGCGGACCCGGCCGCAGGTCCGCCACCGGACGCGGACCCGGCGCCCGCTCCGCCGTCCGGGAGCGGGGGAGCGGCCCCGCCGCGGCCCCGGCGGCGGAGGGACCCCCTCGCCGCCTCGCTGATCGGCGTCCTCACCCTGCTGCTCGGCTTCGCCTTCGCCGTCCAGGTGCGCAGCACCGACACCGACCAGCAGCTGTCCGGCGCCCGCGAGGAGGACCTCGTCCGCATCCTGGACGACGTCACCGCCCAGGAGGACCGGCTGCGCCAGGAGATCGCCGACCAGCGGGTGGCGCTGGACTCCCTGGGCGACTCCGACACCGTCGCGGCGGCCGCCCTGCAGGAGGCCCAGCAGCGCGCGGAGACCCTCGGCATCCTCAACGGCACGCTCCCCGCCCGCGGTCCCGGCCTGGAGGTCACCATCCGGGACCCCGCCGCCCAGATCGACGTCGACGTGCTGCTCAACGCCGTCCAGGAGCTGCGCGGTGCTGGCGCGGAGACGATGCAGATCGACGACGTCCGGATCGGGGTGAGCAGCGCCGTCACCGGTGACCCGGGCGCGCTCGCCATCGACGGACAGCCCCTGTCGGCCCCGTACACGGTGCGGGTCATCGGCTCGCCGCAGGACATGGCCACCGCCCTGGCCATCCCGGGCGGGGTGGCCACGAAGGTCGGCCGCGTCGAGGGCACGATGGAGGTCGTCCAGTCCGCCGAGGTCGTCGTCGACGCGTTGCGGCCGCTGGACGAGCCTCAATACGCTGAGCCCGCCCCGGGCGGCAACTGACGAAGGACCTCGGTGCCCCCCACCTCACGCTCCGCGCGAGGCGGGACCCTGCACCGAGGCCGTTCCAGCCCCTGACCCACCACCGACCTTGGAGATGCCGCATGGCCACGCCGGACGATCGCCGTTACACCGACCAGCACGAGTGGGCGCTGGTCCAGGGCACCGAGGGTGCTGCGACGGTGGTCCGGGTCGGGATCACCGACCACGCCCAGGACGCCCTCGGCGACATCGTCTTCGTGCAGCTGCCCGAGGTCGGCGCCGACGTGGCCCCGGGCAACCCGATCGGCGAGGTCGAGTCGACCAAGTCCGTCTCCGACGTCTACTCCCCGGTGGCCGGGGTCGTCACCGCGGTGAACGACGCGCTGGCCGACGCCCCCGAGACGGTCAACAGCGACCCCTACGGTGCCGGCTGGCTGGTCGAGGTCGAGGTGACCGGTCCCGCCGGTGACCCGACCGCGGACCTGCTGGACGCCGCCGCCTACCAGTCGCTCGTCGACGCGGGCTGACCCCCGGTCACCGCCGTCCACGCGGGCGGCGGTGCGGGGATCCGGGTGCCCTCGACGGCCAGTCGGGCACCCGCCGTCCCGGTACGGCGCCCGACGATCACTATCATCTCCGGCGAGGGTCGGCCCGTGATCGTCGCGGAGCCCGCCGACCCCCACCCTGTACCTGTGGTCGACCTCCAGGGGTCGGCCAGCCAGAGTTCCCATGACCCCCGGCCCGACCGTGAACCTGCGGCGGCCGACCTGCGACGGGCCAGCCGGCCCGCCGTCCGCCGGCCGACCGCGGCCGTACCACCAGGCCCGCGGCGGTGCCGTCTGCACCGGAGGAGACCCACGTGCTCTGCACTCGATGTGGCCACCAGAACCCCGAGGGCAGCCGCTTCTGCGCGCAGTGCGGCTCGGCTCTGAGCCCGGAGCGGGTCGGCGAGTCGACCAGCATCATCCCCAAGGTCGGCGGTGAGGACTCCGGCGAGCAGTCGGAGGTCTCGGAGTCGACGGCCGACGCGCACGCCGGTGCGGTCGAGTCGCTGCCGCCGGGCTCTGCCCTGCTGGTCGTCAAGCGCGGCCCGAACGCCGGCAGCCGGTTCCTCCTCGACCAGGAGGTCACCACCGCCGGCCGGCACCCCGACAGCGACATCTTCCTCGACGACGTCACCGTCAGCCGCCGGCACGTGGAGTTCCACCGCGAGGGCGGCGGCTTCACCGTGCACGACGTGGGCAGCCTCAACGGCACCTACGTCAACCGCGAGCCCGTCGACGTCGCCTCCCTGGCTGGTGGCGACGAGGTGCAGATCGGCAAGTTCCGCCTGGTCTACCTGACCGGGCCGCGGACGGGCGAGCCGGCCGGCTCGTGACCGGGCGGCTCGTCACCGGGCGCTGCGGCGCCGTGGCCGGGCCCGTCGTGGCCCGGCCCGCGGGGGAGCAGGACCTGACCGGACGCCGGTCGTGACGGCGGTGCCCCAGCCCGGAGCCAGCGCGGACCGGGACACCGACACCACGCCCCGCCACACGATCGGGGAGGTCCTCACCGCGCTGCGGGGGGACTTCCCGGACGTGACGATCAGCAAGATCCGCTACCTGGAGTCCGAGCAGCTGGTCCACCCGCAGCGGACGCCGTCGGGCTACCGGAAGTTCTCCCTGGCCGACGTGGCCCGGCTGCGCTTCGTGCTGTCCGCCCAGCGCGACCAGTACCTGCCCCTGCGGGTCATCAAGGCCCAGCTCGACGACCTCGACCGAGGTGCCGCCACCCCCGGCCCGCCCGGGGACGACGCCCCCGCCGCGTCCCTGCTGTCCGCGGAGGAGTTCGCCCGCGCCGCCGGGCTGACCGACGGCCAGCTGGCCGACTGCGTCGAGTTCGGGTTCGTCACCACCGACGCGCAGGGCCGCCACCGCGGCGCCGAGCTGCCGGTGGCCCGGGCCGTGGCCGGCCTGGCCCGGCACGGCATCGAGCCGCGGCACCTGCGCGTGCACCGCACCGCCGTGGAGCGGGAGGCCGCCCTGCTCGAGCAGGTGGTCACCCCGGCGCTGCGGGCCCGTTCGGAGGAGGGGCGCAGCCGCGCCACCGAGCAGCTGCAGGAACTGGCCCGGCTCTCGGCGCAGCTGCACTCGGCACTGCTGGACGCGCGCCTGCGCGAGGTCCTCGGCAGCTGAGGGCTGGCGTACCGTTGCGCCGGTAGGGACAGCCGCGGACACGTGGCCCGGCGTCCCCGCCCGCGCGGCCCGGGAGGGCGGTCGTGGGTGGGGGGAGGCAGCGGAGGGGAGCCAGACGTGCAGGAGCTCAGAGTCGTCGGCGTCCGGGTGGAGCTGCCCGGCAACCAGCCCATCCTCCTGCTCAAGGAGACCCAGGGCGAGCGGTACCTGCCGATCTGGATCGGCGCGGTCGAGGCCGCCGCCATCGCCTACGAGCAGCAGGGCGTCCGGCCGGCCCGGCCGATGACCCACGACCTGCTCCGCGAGGTGGTCACCACCCTGGGCGCCAGCCTGGAGGCCGTGCACATCACCGAGATGCGCGACGGCATCTACATCGCCGAGCTGCTGTTCGGCAACGAGCGGACCGTCAGCGCTCGGCCCTCCGACGCCGTTGCCCTCGCCGTCCGCACCGGCGCCCCGATCTACGGCGCCGAGTCGCTGCTCGACGAGGTGGGGATCGAGATCCCCGACGAGCAGGAGGACGAGGTCGAGAAGTTCCGCGAGTTCCTCGACAACATCAGCCCGGAGGACTTCGAGGCCGGCTCCGGCCCAGCCTGACGGCAGACCCCGTCGCCCCACGGCGACGGGCCTGACCGGTGCCCTGCTCCTCGCTCGCTCGGGGTGAGCTCTGCGATGGCCGGACCGGTGCCCTGCTCCTCGCTCGGGGTGAGGCTCGGCGACGGGTCCGACCGGTGCTCCCGCCCCTCACAGGCTCGGCAGTGGGCTCCTGCGGTGGGAGCTGACCGCCCGTGGGGGAGTCGGGACCCCCACGCGCGGTCCGGCCGGCGAGGTGGGCGGGACTCCTGGGACGAGGGCCCGGAGGGAGCCCGGTGGGGGTCCGTCCCGTCCCAGGGCCACCGGACGGGCGCCGACGGCCTCCCCCGGAGGGGGTGAGTGGGCCGACACGCCGCCATCCGCGGTTGACCGCTCCGCGGCCCCGGCCTACGGTCAGCGAATCACGCGCGTGGAACTCGACGAGCCCTCCGCGCGTGCGGCGTCCCGGCGAGAGCGGGGAACGGCGCCGGCCACCGCGCCGGTGCGGGACCTCGTCCCGGCCCACCCGGGCCGGTGTGCGAGCCGGGACGAGAGCACAGCAGGGTCGCGGACGCGGCCGACGAGCGCCAGCGAGGAGTGCCCGTGAGCGACCACGACAACGGTTCGCAGGGTCAGCTGTTCAGCGACGCAGCGGTGGGTGCTCTCTCCTACGACGACATGGACACCGACGTCGTCGGCTACCGCGGTCCGACCGCGTGCTCGGCCGCCGGCATCACCTACCGCCAGCTCGACTACTGGGCCCGCACCGGCCTGGTCGCCCCCTCGGTGCGCACCGCCACCGGCTCGGGCACGCAGCGGCTCTACTCCTTCCGCGACATCCTCGTGCTCAAGGTCGTCAAGCGGCTCCTGGACACCGGGGTCTCGCTGCAGAACATCCGCAAGGCCGTCGACCACCTGCGCACCCGCGGGGTCAAGGAGCTGTCGAACATCACGCTCCTGTCCGACGGTGCCACGGTCTACGAGTGCACCTCCGCCGAGGAGGTCGTCGACCTGCTGGCCGGTGGCCAGGGCGTCTTCGGCATCGCCGTCTCCGGCGCGCTGCGCGAGCTGTCCGGTGAGCTCGCCGAGCTGCCGGCCGAGCGCCTCGACGGCAGCGGTCCGGTCAACGCCGACGACGAGCTCTCCGCGCGCCGTCGCCGCCGGGCCGCCTCCGCCTGACGGAGGACCCGGTCCTCCTCACCTCTCGCACGCTGGGGGTGGACCTCGGGACGGGACCGAGTCCCACCACTCGCAGGCTCGCGGCAGGCCCCTGCCGCGGGGTCGACCGCTGCCGGTGACACCCGGGATGGGACCGATCCCATCGCCGCCCTGTGCCCCACCTCACGACCCCGTCGGGCCCTCCGGCGGGGTCGTTGCGCGCTGGTAGCGTCGGAGCAATGGTCGCCCGTTCGTCCGAACTGGACGGAACTCAGCCCCGCACCACCCCGCCGCTGACCGGAGCGCTCCCGTCGCTGTCGGCGCTGTCCCCGCAGGGGGAGTTCGCGGCCCGGCACATCGGTCCGCGTCCCGCCCAGACCGCGGCGATGCTCGAGGTGGTCGGCCACGCCTCGCTGGAGTCCCTCGCCGACGCCAGCGTCCCCGAGGGCGTGCGCGACCGCAGCCCGCTGGACCTGCCCGCCGCCGCCGACGAGGCCACCGTGCTGGCACAGCTGCGCGAGCGGGCCGAGGCCAACGAGGTCTTCACCTCGATGATCGGGCTGGGCTACAACGGCACCCTGACGCCGACGGTCATCCAGCGCACCATCCTGGAGAACCCGGCCTGGTACACCGCCTACACGCCCTACCAGCCCGAGATCAGCCAGGGCCGGCTCGAGGCGCTGATCAACTTCCAGACCATGGTCGCCGACCTCACCGGCCTCGACGTGGCCGGTGCCTCGATGCTCGACGAGGCCACCGCCGCCGCCGAGGCGATGACGCTGGTGCGCCGCGCCGGCCGCGCGAAGACCGACGCGGTGTTCGTCGTCGACGCCGACACGCTGCCGCAGACCCTCGCCGTCCTGCGCACCCGGGCCGAGCCGCTGGGCATCGGCCTGCACGTCGCCGACCTGTGCGCCGGCTGGCCCACCGACCTGCCCGCCGCCGGTGCCTTCGGGGTCCTGCTGGCCTTCCCCGGTGCCAGTGGCGCCGTGCGCGACCACCGGGCGCTGGCCGAGGCCGCGCACGCCGCCGGTGCCGCCGTCGTGGTCGCCGCGGACCTGCTGGCGCTGACCCTGCTCGAGGCGCCGGGGGAGTGGGGCGCCGACGTCGCCTGCGGCACCACCCAGCGCTTCGGCGTCCCGATGGGCTACGGCGGCCCGCACGCCGGCTACCTCGCCGTCCGCCAGGGGCTGGCCCGCCAGCTGCCCGGCCGGCTCGTCGGGGTGTCGGTCGACGCCGACGGCGACGTCGCCTACCGGCTGGCCCTGCAGACCCGCGAGCAGCACATCCGCCGGGAGAAGGCCACCAGCAACATCTGCACCGCGCAGGTGCTGCTGGCCGTCATCGCCGGCGCCTACGCCGTCTACCACGGCCCCGAGGGCCTGACCGCGATCGCGGCCCGCGTGCACCGCAGCGCCCAGGCGCTGGCCGGCTGGCTGCATGCCGGCGGCGTCCCGCTGGTGCACGAGGAGTACTTCGACACCCTCGCCGTCTCCGTGCCCGGCCGGGCCGCCGAGGTGGTCGCCGCCGCCGCGGCCCGCCGGGTGAACCTGCGGCTGGTCGACGCCGACACCGTCGCGGTCGCCTGCGACGAGACGACGACCCCCGCCGTCCTGGCGCTCGTGGCCGAGGCCTTCGGCGTGGACGCGGACCTCTCCACCCTGGAGGAGGGTGGCGCGGACGCCCTGCCGGCCCAGCTGCGCCGGGCCACGCCGTTCCTGACCCACCCGGTCTTCGCCGAGCACCGCTCGGAGACGGCGATGCTGCGCTACCTGCGCATGCTCAGCGACAAGGACCTCGCACTCGACCGCACGATGATCCCGCTGGGCTCGTGCACGATGAAGCTCAACGCCGCCACCGAGATGGCCGCCATCACCTGGCCGGAGTTCGCCGGGCTGCACCCCTTCGCCCCGAGCGAGCAGGCCCGCGGTTACTCCCAGCTGATCACCGAGCTGTGCGAGGGGCTCGCGGAGATCACCGGCTACGCCGCGGTCAGCGTGCAGCCCAACGCCGGCTCCCAGGGCGAGTTCGCCGGGCTGATGGCCATCCGGGCCTACCACCACAGCCGGGGCGACCAGGCCCGCGACGTCTGCCTGATCCCGTCCTCGGCGCACGGCACCAACGCCGCCAGCGCCGTCATGGCCGGCATGCGGGTGGTCGTCGTGGCCTGCGACGAGGCCGGCAACGTCGACCTGGCCGACCTGCGCGCCAAGGTCGCCGCCCACGCCGAGCGCCTGGCCGCGATCATGATCACCTACCCCTCGACCCACGGCGTCTTCGAGGTCGAGGTGCAGGAGATCTGCGCCGCCGTCCACGACGCCGGCGGTCAGGTCTACGTCGACGGCGCCAACCTCAACGCCCTGGTCGGGCTCGCCCGGCCCGGCCGGTTCGGCTCCGACGTCAGCCACCTGAACCTGCACAAGACCTTCTGCATCCCGCACGGTGGTGGCGGCCCCGGCGTGGGCCCGATCGGCGTCCGGGAGCACCTTGTGCCCTTCCTGCCCAGCCACCCGCTGGTGGAGACCGGCGGGGCGGGCGCGGTCATCTCCGGTGCGCCCTTCGGCTCGGCCGGGATCCTGCCGATCTCCTGGGCCTACCTGCGGCTGATGGGCCCCGAGGGCCTGCTGTCGGCCACCCAGCACGCGATCCTGGCGGCCAACTACGTCGCCGAGCGGCTGCGCCCGTACTACCCGGTGCTCTACACCGGCGCCTCGGGCCTGGTGGCGCACGAGTGCATCCTGGACATCCGGCCGCTGACCAAGGCCACCGGCGTCACCAACGACGACATCGCCAAGCGGCTCATCGACTTCGGCTTCCACGCCCCGACCATGAGCTTCCCGGTCGCCGGCACGCTGATGGTGGAGCCGACCGAGAGCGAGGACAAGGCCGAGCTCGACCGGTTCGTCGAGGCGATGATCGCCATCCGCGGCGAGATCGACAAGGTCGGCAGCGGCGAGTACGACGCGACCGACAACCCGCTGCGCAACGCCCCGCACACGCTGAAGATGCTCAGCGGTGCCTGGGAGCGGCCCTACTCGCGGGAGACCGCGGTCTACCCGGTGCGCGGCCTGGTCGGGCGGGGCTACCTGGCGCCGGTGCGGCGCATCGACGGCGCCTACGGCGACCGCAACCTGGTCTGCTCGTGCCCGTCCCCGGAGGCCTTCGAGGAGCCGCACGTGCCGCACCAGCCGGTCGCCGCCGAGCCGACCCGGGCGCAGGGTGCCCCCGACGACCTGGGGACGACGGCCGACGTGGTCGGCGCCCAGGCCTGAGTCCCGCCGTCCGGCGGCCGGTCGACCCGGCCGCCGGACGATGCGCCGCCGGTCAGGCCGGGGTGGGGCGCACGAAGGCCGCGGAGTCGTAGTAGGTGCGCACGCCGGAGACCTGTTCGCCGTCGACGTCGATGACGGTCACCCCGCTGTAGGTCAGCTCGGCGCCGTCCTCGAGGGTGCTGCGCGAGACCCACTCCAGCGACGAGCCGGTCTCGCCGTCCAGGGTGGAGGTGAACTCGGTGCTGATGGTGGCGAACACCGAGCGGTAGTCGTCCCAGAAGACCCGGGCGCCCTCGGGTCCGGTCTCCTCCTGGTGCCGGTCCAGCTTGCGCAGCACCGCCTCCGGTGCGGTGAGCTCCACCATCGGCCCGGTGTCGGCGTGCTCGTCGAGGTGGTGCAGGGCGGCCATGAAACGGTCGCTGACAGCGCTCATCGGTTCTCCTCCAGGTGCCGGACCCTCTGCCCGTTCCTGGTGGCCTACCCGGTCGTGCGGCATCGACCCACCCAGCGCCCCGTCGGTCCCGGTCGCCGCGCCTCGGCCCCCTCGTAGGGGCCCGCCGCGAGCTCGCGAGCGGTGGGGGACGAGGGGGTCCTCTCAGAGCTTGCGGAGCAGGACCCGCCGCACGGAGTGGTCGGCGGACTTCTGCAGCACCAGCTTGGCCCGGGAACGGGTCGGGGCGATGTTGCGGCGCAGGTTGGGCTCGTTGACGCTCCGCCAGATGCCCAGGGCGGTCGTGGTGGCCTCCTCGTCGGTGAGGTCGGCGAACCGGTGGAAGTAGGCGCTGGTGTCCTGGAAGGCGGTGCGCCGCAGGGCGAGGAAGCGCTCGACGTACCAGCGGGAGATGTCGGCCTCGGTGGCGTCGACGTAGACGGAGAAGTCGAAGAAGTCCGAGAGGAACACCTCCGGCACCCGACCGTCGGAGCGGCCGCCGGCCTGCAGCACGTTGAGCCCCTCGAGCACGAGCACGTCGGGGCGGTCGACCACCTGCCGCTCACCGGGCAGGACGTCGTAGGACTGGTGGGAGTACAGCGGCGCGCTGACCTCCGGCCGCCCGGACTTCACGTCGGCCAGGAAGCGCAGCAGGGCGCGGCGGTCGTAGCTCTCCGGGAAGCCCTTGCGGTCCAGCAGCCCGCGGGACTCCAGCTCGGCGTTGGGCAGCAGGAAGCCGTCGGTGGTGACCAGGTCGACCCGCGGGGTGTCCGGTGCGGCGGCCAGCAGGGCCTGCAGCACCCGGGACGTCGTGCTCTTGCCGACCGCGACGCTGCCGGCCACGCCGATCACGAACGGCACCTTCTCGGTGCGGGCGCCCAGGAACCGGGTCTGCTCGGCCCACAGCCGCCGGCTGGCGCTGACGTGCAGGTGCAGCAGCCGGGCCAGCGGGAGGTAGACCGTGGCCACCTCGTCGAGGTCGATGCGGTCACCGAAGCTGGCCATCGCCCGGACGTCGGCGTTGCTCAGCGGCAGTTCGCCCCCGGCCGCCAGTGCCCGCCACGACTCACGGTCGAAGGCGGTGAAGGGCGAGACCTGCGCTCGCGTTCCGGCCGTCACGGCGCCCATGGTGCCGTCTGCCCGCTCCGGGCCCCCCGACCGGGTGGTCCCGGGGCGGCTGGCGGGCCGCCCGGCGGCCCGGGGCGGCTAGGGTCCACGACGTGTCGTCGCCCGGGCTCCTCGACCGGATCGAGCGCTACTTCGCGCTCGCCCCGCTGCCGGAGGCGACCGTGCGCACCGTCGGCAGCCTCGAGGTGCCGATCGGCCCGGTGGAGTGGCCCTTCGCCGCCCGGCCCCGCGCCGGCCGCGAGGGCGAGGTCACCCTGGCCGACGTGCAGGCCGCGATCGCCCTGCAGGAGGGTGCCGGGCTGCCGGCGTCCCTGGAGTGGCTGGGCGACCGCTGCCGCGGCCTGTCCACCGTCGCCCGCTCGGCCGGGCTGGCCGTCGACGAGCTGCCGCTGCTGGTGGCCGACGACCCGCTGAGCGTGCTGCTGCCCACCGGGGTGCGCCTCTACCTCGTCGGCGCCGACGACCCGAGACTGGCGCTCTACCAGCGGCTGGCCGCCCTCGCCTTCGCCTCACCCGGGCCCCTCGCCGTCCCCGCGGGTGCCGAGCGGCGCACCGGGGTGCCCGACGTGGCCCTGGACGACCCGGGGCCGGAGCACCTGCCGCCCACCGAGGTGCTGCGCGAGCGGGTCGCCACCGGGCGCACGGTGATGATGGTCGCGGTCGAGGACGGCCAGCCGGTCGCCATCGGCTCCCACCAGCCGGTCGACGTCGACGGCACCGAGATCAGCGAGGTCGTCGGCGTGGCGACACTGCCGCGCTTCCGCGGCCGTGGCCTGGGTGCCGGTGTCACCTCGGCGCTGGTCGAGCACGCCCGGCAGACCGCGGACCTGGTGTTCCTCTCCGCCGGAGACGACGACGTCGCCCGGGTGTACGAGCGCGCCGGCTTCGCCCGGGTCGCCACCAGCTGCGTCGCCGAGCGCCCCGCCGGCTGAACGGTCCGGCGGGGGAGGGGAGCACCCACCCCCGCCGGCACACGGTCAGTCGACCGAGAAGGTCGCCACGATCGTCGCCCGGGCCAGGGTGTGCCCGAACAGGTTGAACCCCAGGTAGGCCGGGGTCGCCTCGGCCGGCACACCGAGGTCGTCGGTGTCCAGGGCGTGCACGACCACGTAGTAGCGGTGCGGGCCGTGCCCGGCCGGCGGGGCGGCGCCCACGAAGCCCGCGAACCCGGCGTCGTTGCGCAGCTGGACGGCGCCGGCGGGCAGCCCGCCCTCGGACGCGCCGCTGGGCAGCTCGGTGACCGAGACCGGGATGCCGGTCACCGCCCAGTGCCAGAAGCCGCTGGTGGTCGGGGCGTCGGGGTCGTACACGGTGACCGCGAAGCCACGCGTGCCCTCGGGGAAGCCGGACCAGGACAGCTGCGGGGAGCGGTCCTCACCGCCGGGGACGCCCATCGCACCGCTGGTGTGCGGCGCGGGGAGCACCTGGCCGTCGGTGACGTCGGTGCTGGTGACCTGGAACGAGGGCACCTGGGGGAGGAAGTCGTAGGGGTTGGGCGGGATCGGTCGACCGGCCATGCCGGGTCCTCCTCGGGTCGCGGGCTCCCGGGCGCTGATCGCGGGGGAGCGGCCGGGCCGACCCTAGGCAGCCCGGTCGTGCACCGCTCGGTCGCCCCCCGTCCGGACCGGCGGCACGGCGGCGGGTCCCGTCGGCGGGACGCACGCCGTGCCGGCGCCGGCACGGCTGGGACGGCGGTGTGCCGGCCGGGCGAGGTGCCCGGCGCCGGACGCCGACACGCCGTCGTCCACCGTTATCCCCAACACGGGCGCCGCGACGCCGACCCGCCGTCCCCGACCAGGGGAGCAGCGCAGCCGCCCCGACGACGGGACGAACTGCAGCAGCGGCGGCCGGAGGAGCGGGTGGGCGCGCCGTCCGGGAGGACTGCGCACGGGACCGACATCCGGGCGCCGTACGGTTGCGCGCGTGCTGGGACTCCCCGATGACATCCGGGCCTGCTTGTTCGACCTCGACGGGGTCCTGACCCAGACCGCGAAGGTGCACCAGGCTGCCTGGAAGCGCACCTTCGACGAGTTCCTCCAGGGTCGGGACCCGTCGGCGGCCGAGTTCAGCGGCGACGACTACAACCGCTACGTCGACGGGAAGCCCCGCAAGGACGGCGTCCGCGACTTCCTGGCCAGCCGGGACATCACCCTGCCCGAGGGCAGCGACGACGACCCCGCCGACGCCGCGACCGTCACCGGGGTGGCGACCCGCAAGAACCAGCTGGTGCTGGCCGAGCTCGACGAGCACGGCGTGCAGGTCTACGAGGGCTCGATGCGCTACCTGCGTGCCGCCAAGGCCGCGGGCCTGGCCACCGCGGTGGTGACCGCGTCGGCCAACGGCGGCAACGTCATCGCCACCGCCGGGTTCGCCGACCTGATCGACGCCCGGGTCGACGGGCTGGTCGCCGCCGCGGAGGGCCTGCGCGGCAAGCCCTCCCCGGACCCGTTCCTGGCCGGGGCGCGGGCGCTGGGCATGACGCCCGCGCAGTGCGTGGTGTTCGAGGACGCCCTGTCCGGGGTCGAGGCCGGCCGGGCCGGGGACTTCGGCT belongs to Modestobacter sp. L9-4 and includes:
- a CDS encoding HAD family phosphatase, whose protein sequence is MLGLPDDIRACLFDLDGVLTQTAKVHQAAWKRTFDEFLQGRDPSAAEFSGDDYNRYVDGKPRKDGVRDFLASRDITLPEGSDDDPADAATVTGVATRKNQLVLAELDEHGVQVYEGSMRYLRAAKAAGLATAVVTASANGGNVIATAGFADLIDARVDGLVAAAEGLRGKPSPDPFLAGARALGMTPAQCVVFEDALSGVEAGRAGDFGFVVGVDRVGQAEALREHGADVVVQDLDELLEAQQ
- a CDS encoding YbhB/YbcL family Raf kinase inhibitor-like protein, producing the protein MAGRPIPPNPYDFLPQVPSFQVTSTDVTDGQVLPAPHTSGAMGVPGGEDRSPQLSWSGFPEGTRGFAVTVYDPDAPTTSGFWHWAVTGIPVSVTELPSGASEGGLPAGAVQLRNDAGFAGFVGAAPPAGHGPHRYYVVVHALDTDDLGVPAEATPAYLGFNLFGHTLARATIVATFSVD